ACACGCGTGAGGTTTTCACCGCCTCTCGGGCGGTATCGGCAGCACCGACATCTGGCTTCGGCGCTCGACCGGCGCCACGGCACGGACAGAGTCGGCGGCGCAGCATCGCCACGCATAAGTCTCCGTTTACCATTCCTGCACAGGATCGACTCCGACCCGCGCGGATCGGCATCCGCGCGGCCTGGAGTCGTTGCCCGGCATGATGTCACGCGCGGAACGCACCCCCCTGACGGACTGGTGGTGGACGGTCGATCGCGGGCTCCTCGCGGCCCTGTTCGCCCTGATGGTGGCCGGGCTCGTCTTCCTGATGGGCGGCGGCCCGCCGGTGGCCGAGCGGATCGGCCTGCCGACCTTCTACTTCCTGAACCGGCAGGCGATGTATCTCGCCCCGACGATCCTGCTGATCTGCGCGGTCTCGTTCCTGTCCCTGCGCGGCATCCGCCGGCTCGCGCTGATCACCTGGGTCTGCGGCGTCGTCCTGTGCCTGCTCGCCGGCAAGTTCGGCCCCGAGATCAAGGGCGCGCATCGCTGGATCCAGTTCGGCTCCTTCGGCCTGCAGCCCTCGGAATTCGTGAAGCCGGCCTTCGTGGTCGTGGCCGCCTGGGCCTTCTCGGAGGGTGCGCAGCGCCGCGACATGCCGGGCGGCATCCTGGCGCTGCTGCTCCTGCCGATCACCATCGTGCCGCTGCTGCTCCAGCCCGATTTCGGCCAGACCATGCTGATTACCATGGTGTGGTGCGCGCTGTTCTTCGTGGCCGGCCTCCACCTGATCTGGGTGGCCGTCCTCGGCGTGCTGGGCCTTGGGGGTGTCTTCGCTGCCTACTTGTTCTTCCATCACGTCCGTGAGCGCTTCAACAAGTTCCTCGACCGGGATTCCGGCGGCGGCTTCCAGGATTTCTGGTCGCGCGAATCGTTCCGCTCGGGCGGCTGGTTCGGCACGGGCCCGGGGGAGGGCGTGGCCAAGCGCCACCTGCCGGACGCGCATACCGACTTCATCTTCTCGGTCACCGGCGAGGAATTCGGCGTGATCGTCTGCCTGTGCCTCGTGGCCCTGTTCGCCTTCATCGTGCTGCGCGGCCTCAAGCTCGCCCGGCGCACGGACGACACCTTCTCGCGGCTGGCGATCACCGGCCTGACCACGCTGTTCGGCCTCCAGGCCTGCATCAACATGGCGGTGAACACCCAGCTGATGCCCGCCAAGGGCATGACGCTGCCCTTCGTCTCCTACGGCGGCTCCTCGCTGATCTCGCTGGCGCTCGGCACCGGCTTCCTCGTCGCCCTGACCCGCAAGCGCCCCCGCACCGTGATGCTCAGCCAGAAGCCCCCCGGCACCGCGCCCGCTACCGTCGCCGGAGTGATGCGGTGACGGTCTTCACCCCCACGATCCTGCTCTGCGCGGGCGGCACCGGCGGCCACCTGTTCCCGGCCGAGAGTCTCGCCCACGCGCTGCGCGCCCGTGGCGTAAGGGTGGCGCTCGCCACCGATGCCCGGGTCGACGCGATCGCGTCCGAGTTCCCGGCCTCCGAGGTGGTGACCATCGCGTCGGCGACGCCGTCCGGCCGGTCGCCGCTGAAGCGGGCCGGCGCCGTGCTGACGCTCGGCCGCGGCTTCGGCGTGGCCGCCAAGGAGATCCGCCGGATCAACCCGGCCGCGATCGTGGGCTTCGGCGGCTACCCGACCGTCCCGCCGGTGCTCGCCGGTCAGATCCTGCGCGTGCCGACGATCCTGCACGAGCAGAACGCCGTGATGGGCCGGGCCAACGCCTTCCTGGCGCGAGGCGCCCGCGCCATCGCCACCGGCTTCAAGGTCGTGCGCGGCGTGCCCGACAAGGCGCAGGCCCCCCGGATCCACACCGGCAACCCGCTCCGCCCGGCCGTCATCGAGGCGGCCAAGACCCCGTATCCGGCCTTCGGCCCGGACGCGGTCCTGCGCCTCCTGGTGTTCGGCGGCAGCCAGGGCGCCCGGGTCATGGGCGAGGTCGTCCCCGAGGCGATCGCGCGCCTGACCGACGCGCTGCGCGCCCGGCTGCACCTCGTCCAGCAGGTCCGGCCGGAGGATCTGACGGCAGTGCAGAACCGCTACCTTGCCATGGGGCTCGCGGGGATCGAGGCGGCGCCGTTCTTCAAGGACCTGCCCGCCCGCATGGCGGCAAGCCACTTGGTGGTCTCGCGATCGGGCGCTTCCACGGTCTCGGAACTGGCGGCGATCGGCCGCCCGGCGATCCTCGTGCCGCTGCCCGGCGCGCTGGATCAGGACCAGGCCGCCAACGCCGCGACCCTCGAGGCGATCGGCGCGGCTTTGGCCGTGAAGCAGGCCGATTTCACGCCGGATCGCCTCGTGGCGGACCTCACCGCCTGCTTCGAGACGCCGGCAAAATTGACCGCGGCGGCCGATGCGGCCAGAAGCGCCGGCATCCACGACGCCGCCGAGCGGCTGGCCGAGGTCGTCATCCAGACGGCCGCCCGCACCTGATCCTCAAGGGATTTCGCACCGGCGATCCCGCCACCAGACGGTTCGACCCATGAAGCTGCCCGACAAGCTCGGACCCATCCACTTCATCGGCATCGGCGGCATTGGCATGTCCGGCATCGCCGAGGTGATGCACAACCTCGGCTATACGGTGCAGGGGTCGGACGCGTCCGACAACGCCAATGTCCGCCGTCTCGCCGAGAAGGGCATGCGCACCTTCGTCGGCCACAATGCCGACAACGTCGCGGAGGCCGCCCTGGTCGTGGTCTCGACGGCGATCCGGCGTGACAATCCCGAGTTGCAGGCCGCACGGGAGCGCCGTCTCCCGGTCGTGCGCCGGGCCGAGATGCTGGCCGAGCTGATGCGCTTCAAGTCCTGCGTCGCCATCGCGGGCACGCACGGCAAGACCACGACCACCTCGCTGGTCGCGACCCTGCTCGACGCCGGCGCCCTCGACCCGACCGTGATCAACGGCGGCATCATCAATGCCTACGGCACCAACGCCCGGATGGGCGCGGGCGAGTGGATGGTGGTGGAGGCCGACGAGTCGGACGGCACCTTCCTGAAGCTGCCGGCCGATGTCGCGATCGTCACCAACATCGATCCCGAGCACCTCGACCATTTCGGCTCGTTCGACGCCATCAAGGACGCGTTCCGGCGCTTCATCGACAACATCCCGTTCTACGGCTTCGCGGTGATGTGCATCGATCATCCGGTGGTGCAGGACCTCGTCGGCCATATCGAGGACCGGCGGATCATCACCTACGGTGAGAATCCGCAGGCCGACGTGCGCCTGATCGACGTGGACCTGCGCGGCGGCCAGAGCCGCTTCCGGGTGATGATCCGCGACCGTCGCCCCGGCTACCGGATGGAGATGGAGGATCTCGTGCTGCCGATGCCCGGCAAGCACAACGCGCTCAACGCCACGGCGGCGCTCGCCGTCGCGCACGAGCTCGGCGTCAAGCCGGACGCGATCCGCCAGGCGCTCGCCGGATTCGGCGGCGTGAAGCGGCGCTTCACCCGCACCGGCGAGTGGAACGGCGCCACGATCTTCGACGATTACGGACACCATCCGGTGGAGATCAAGGCGGTGCTCAAGGCCGCCCGGGCCTCGACCGAGCACGGCGTCGTCGCGGTCGTGCAGCCGCACCGCTACACCCGCCTCCAGTCGCTGTTCGGCGATTTCTGCACCTGCTTCAACGATGCCGACACGGTCATCGTCGCGCCGGTCTACGCGGCCGGCGAGCAGCCGATCGAGGGCTTCGACCGCGACAGCCTCGTGGCGGGTCTCCGCTCCCGCGGCCACCGCGACGCACGGGCGCTGGAGCGGCCGGAGGAGCTGGCCGGGATCATCGCGGACCTCGCCAAGCCCGGCGACTACGTGGTCTGTCTCGGGGCCGGCACCATCACCCAATGGGCCTACGCGCTGCCGGGCGAACTCGCCGCGCGGGGACGGTAGGCGCGGTGCATGAGCCTGCCCCGAGAGGCCTCTCGGGCCGGCGGCACCTTCGACCGTCTACACTGGGCTGCGCTCTGAGGATGAACCCGGCGGTGACTCTCCGGACCCCGGCCTCGCAGCGTCCGCTGCCACCCCGATGCGGCGACACCAGGATCGCCGCATCCCTCTTCCCGCAGGCGGGACGAGGGGAGACACACAGATGACCGCCTCTCTGCACGATCGCATCCGGGCCGCCGCGCCCGACCTCCGCGGGCGCCTGCTCGCCGACCAGCCGCTCGCCGACCTGACGTGGTTCCGGGTCGGCGGATCGGCCGAAATCCTGTTCACGCCGGCCGACGAGGAGGATCTCGCCCGCCTGCTCGCGTCCCTCGATCCGGACGTGCCCGTCACGGTGATCGGGCTCGGCTCGAACCTGATCGTGCGGGACGGCGGCATCCCCGGTGTCGTCGTGCGCCTCGGCGGCAAGGCCTTCGGCAGCGTTGCGATCGATGGCGACACGCTGGCGGTCGGCACCGCAGTCCCGGACATGCGCCTCGCCAAGGCCGCGGCTGAGGCCGGGCTCGACGGGCTCGCCTTCTATCGCGGCATCCCCGGCTCGATCGGCGGGGCCTTGCGCATGAACGCGGGCGCGCATGGTGGCGAGACGACCGACGTGCTGGTTGAGGCTCGCGGCATCGATCGCAAGGGGCAGGCGCGCACCTTCACCCACGCCGACATGGGCTTCTCGTACCGGCATTCGGGCGTGCCGGAGGATGTGATCCTCACGAGCGCCCTGTTCCGGGGCAGGCCCGGCGAACGGGCGGCCATCGAGGCCGAGATGGAGCGGGTCACCGCCGCCCGCGAGGCCGCCCAGCCGATCCGGGAGCGCACCGGCGGCTCGACCTTCGCCAACCCGGAAGGCGGCAAGGCGTGGCAGTTGATCGACGCCGCCGGCTGCCGCGGGCTGAGGCGGGGCGGCGCCCAGGTCAGCGAGATGCACTGCAACTTCCTGATCAACACCGGCAGCGCGACCGCGGCCGATATCGAGGGACTCGGCGAGGAAGTTCGTCGGCGGGTGCGCGAGACGAGCGGGGTCGAGCTGCGCTGGGAGATCCGGCGCATCGGCCGGCCCACCGGCGCAACGTGAGAGCGGTGTTCCGGACGCGCCGGTGCGGCCGAGATCCGATGCTCGGCTGCCGCGGCGACCGTTCGGGTGCGTTCAGATCCTGACTGAAGCAAACCTATTCGAGGTGCCCTGATGTCCAAGCACGTCGCCGTCCTGCTGGGCGGCACCTCCGCCGAGCGCGAAGTCTCGCTCAATTCCGGCAAGGCCTGCGCCGACGCCCTGGAAGGCGAGGGCTACCGGGTCACGCGGGTCGATGTCGGTCCCGACATCGCCTCGGTGCTGTCGGCGCTCAGGCCGGACGTCGCCTTCAACGCGCTGCACGGCCCGGACGGCGAGGACGGCACGATTCAGGGTCTCCTGGAGATCCTCAAGATCCCCTACACCCATTCCGGCGTCCTCGCCTCGGCGCTCGCCATGAACAAGGAGCGGGCCAAGACCGTTATGCGCGCCGCCGGCGTCGACGTGCCGGAGGGCCGGATCGTTAACCGTCATGCGGCCGCCAAGACACACCCCCTGCCGCCACCCTACGTCGTGAAACCCATCGCGGAAGGCTCATCGGTGGGTGTGATCATCGTGCGCGACGGCCGCTCGCACCCGCCCCAGATCCTCGCCTCCGAGGAGTGGACGTTCGGCGAGCAAGTCCTTGCAGAACCTTACATAGCCGGCCGCGAACTGACCTGCGGCGTGATGGGCGACAGGGCCCTCGGCGTGATCGAGGTGAAGGCCGCGACGGGCGACTGGTACGACTACGACGCCAAATACGCCCCGGGGGGGTCGATCCACGTCCTCCCGGCCGAACTTAAACCAAATGTTTACCAGCGTGTCCAAGAACTGTCGTTAACGGCGCATCAAGCACTGGGCTGTCGGGGCGTCAGCCGTGCCGACCTTCGATTCGACGACACACCGGGTGGAACCGGTCTGCTCGTCGTGCTGGAGGTCAACACGCAACCCGGCATGACCCAGACGAGCCTTGTGCCGGAGATGGCGGCCCATGCGGGCCTGAGTTTCGGTGAGCTCGTCCGATGGATGGTGGAGGACGCTTCCCTGAATCGCTGAGCGGCGACGCCGCCGGCCGGATCGGTCCCGCGCGCCGCCTCGGCGCCGCCCTGGGCCGGCTCATCGGCCGCCCTGCGCGCTCGCTCTCGGTCCGCCGCGCCCGCCCCGGCCAGCGCCTGGGCGAGCGCCTGCCCCGCGGCGTCGGCGTCGTCGGGGTCTCGGTATCCCTCGCCGCCGTGGCGCTCGCCGGCTTCGTGGCGAGCGGACGCTACGACGCCTTCGTGGCCGAGCAGGGCCGCCCGCTGGACATCGCCGCACGCCTGACCGGCTTCGGCGTCGAGCGCGTGACCATCTCGGGCATCTCCCGGATGTATGAGCGCGAGGTTTTGGCGGCCGCCGGCATCGACTGGCGCTCCTCCGTGCCGTTCCTCGACGTCAGCGCGGTGCGCGAGAAGCTGCTGCGCGTGCCGCTGATCGCCCAGGCCTCGGTCCGCAAGATCTACCCCAACGAGATCGCCATCACCCAGGTGGAGCGCGAGCCCGCGGCCCTCTGGCAGAAGAACGGCGAGAT
This window of the Methylobacterium tardum genome carries:
- a CDS encoding FtsW/RodA/SpoVE family cell cycle protein, translated to MMSRAERTPLTDWWWTVDRGLLAALFALMVAGLVFLMGGGPPVAERIGLPTFYFLNRQAMYLAPTILLICAVSFLSLRGIRRLALITWVCGVVLCLLAGKFGPEIKGAHRWIQFGSFGLQPSEFVKPAFVVVAAWAFSEGAQRRDMPGGILALLLLPITIVPLLLQPDFGQTMLITMVWCALFFVAGLHLIWVAVLGVLGLGGVFAAYLFFHHVRERFNKFLDRDSGGGFQDFWSRESFRSGGWFGTGPGEGVAKRHLPDAHTDFIFSVTGEEFGVIVCLCLVALFAFIVLRGLKLARRTDDTFSRLAITGLTTLFGLQACINMAVNTQLMPAKGMTLPFVSYGGSSLISLALGTGFLVALTRKRPRTVMLSQKPPGTAPATVAGVMR
- the murG gene encoding undecaprenyldiphospho-muramoylpentapeptide beta-N-acetylglucosaminyltransferase; its protein translation is MTVFTPTILLCAGGTGGHLFPAESLAHALRARGVRVALATDARVDAIASEFPASEVVTIASATPSGRSPLKRAGAVLTLGRGFGVAAKEIRRINPAAIVGFGGYPTVPPVLAGQILRVPTILHEQNAVMGRANAFLARGARAIATGFKVVRGVPDKAQAPRIHTGNPLRPAVIEAAKTPYPAFGPDAVLRLLVFGGSQGARVMGEVVPEAIARLTDALRARLHLVQQVRPEDLTAVQNRYLAMGLAGIEAAPFFKDLPARMAASHLVVSRSGASTVSELAAIGRPAILVPLPGALDQDQAANAATLEAIGAALAVKQADFTPDRLVADLTACFETPAKLTAAADAARSAGIHDAAERLAEVVIQTAART
- the murC gene encoding UDP-N-acetylmuramate--L-alanine ligase, whose translation is MKLPDKLGPIHFIGIGGIGMSGIAEVMHNLGYTVQGSDASDNANVRRLAEKGMRTFVGHNADNVAEAALVVVSTAIRRDNPELQAARERRLPVVRRAEMLAELMRFKSCVAIAGTHGKTTTTSLVATLLDAGALDPTVINGGIINAYGTNARMGAGEWMVVEADESDGTFLKLPADVAIVTNIDPEHLDHFGSFDAIKDAFRRFIDNIPFYGFAVMCIDHPVVQDLVGHIEDRRIITYGENPQADVRLIDVDLRGGQSRFRVMIRDRRPGYRMEMEDLVLPMPGKHNALNATAALAVAHELGVKPDAIRQALAGFGGVKRRFTRTGEWNGATIFDDYGHHPVEIKAVLKAARASTEHGVVAVVQPHRYTRLQSLFGDFCTCFNDADTVIVAPVYAAGEQPIEGFDRDSLVAGLRSRGHRDARALERPEELAGIIADLAKPGDYVVCLGAGTITQWAYALPGELAARGR
- the murB gene encoding UDP-N-acetylmuramate dehydrogenase, whose amino-acid sequence is MTASLHDRIRAAAPDLRGRLLADQPLADLTWFRVGGSAEILFTPADEEDLARLLASLDPDVPVTVIGLGSNLIVRDGGIPGVVVRLGGKAFGSVAIDGDTLAVGTAVPDMRLAKAAAEAGLDGLAFYRGIPGSIGGALRMNAGAHGGETTDVLVEARGIDRKGQARTFTHADMGFSYRHSGVPEDVILTSALFRGRPGERAAIEAEMERVTAAREAAQPIRERTGGSTFANPEGGKAWQLIDAAGCRGLRRGGAQVSEMHCNFLINTGSATAADIEGLGEEVRRRVRETSGVELRWEIRRIGRPTGAT
- a CDS encoding D-alanine--D-alanine ligase encodes the protein MSKHVAVLLGGTSAEREVSLNSGKACADALEGEGYRVTRVDVGPDIASVLSALRPDVAFNALHGPDGEDGTIQGLLEILKIPYTHSGVLASALAMNKERAKTVMRAAGVDVPEGRIVNRHAAAKTHPLPPPYVVKPIAEGSSVGVIIVRDGRSHPPQILASEEWTFGEQVLAEPYIAGRELTCGVMGDRALGVIEVKAATGDWYDYDAKYAPGGSIHVLPAELKPNVYQRVQELSLTAHQALGCRGVSRADLRFDDTPGGTGLLVVLEVNTQPGMTQTSLVPEMAAHAGLSFGELVRWMVEDASLNR
- a CDS encoding cell division protein FtsQ/DivIB is translated as MDGGGRFPESLSGDAAGRIGPARRLGAALGRLIGRPARSLSVRRARPGQRLGERLPRGVGVVGVSVSLAAVALAGFVASGRYDAFVAEQGRPLDIAARLTGFGVERVTISGISRMYEREVLAAAGIDWRSSVPFLDVSAVREKLLRVPLIAQASVRKIYPNEIAITQVEREPAALWQKNGEISVIAADGTVIDAMRDDRYASLPLVVGEDANTKLPEYLALIAAAGPLAERIKAGTYVSGRRWTLKLDGVDVRLPEADPAAALARLVRFEREAGLLEKDIIAVDLRMPDRLVVRLTEEAAATRAEAQKAKKKGTAS